A stretch of the Thunnus thynnus chromosome 7, fThuThy2.1, whole genome shotgun sequence genome encodes the following:
- the relt gene encoding tumor necrosis factor receptor superfamily member 19L → MRNHLCCSALVLLTVFGCGGTAAVQCRWGKGCVCLQCPAGQEPSKSCGQIQSPAEEVQCRSCPTGTFSDSFNSELCRPHASCKILSRNVATPGTVTSDAVCGDCLPGFHFTATGDISTQNPCVKTSSHVRTVRTVGKGPSSGAGGPVNGTVVRSAEEKTAEYAVFALVPIFCVMGLLGILICNILKKKGYRCSADKEGGDEETATPQKEGNGCPYISDDLNEDTISVLVRLITEKKENAAALEELLLEYESKQMALSKGSSIKFPILSPLSTFRSLPRLCPHQSHLHTISGLSGLAPKHGYRCSRCAQRKWPPVLIPPLDSLKDPLKPPQSLILPSLDQQKSPLLEAMFVDMHRTQAVVPNTVQEKVEGSEVKEKKEGELTVLSVGRFQVAQIPEQKPIAVETKTSSQEQRNSLFGGKPFSSSSSSGIRR, encoded by the exons ATGAGGAACCACCTTTGCTGCTCAGCTCTCGTCCTTCTCACG GTGTTTGgctgtggtgggactgcagcAGTGCAGTGTCGGTGGGgaaaagggtgtgtgtgtctgcaatgCCCTGCTGGCCAGGAGCCCTCCAAG TCCTGTGGGCAGATCCAAAGTCCAGCAGAGGAAGTGCAATGCCGGTCGTGTCCGACAGGAACCTTTTCCGATTCATTCAACTCTGAACTTTGCCGCCCGCACGCCTCCTGCAAGATCCTCAGCAGAAATGTAGCAACCCCTGGCACTGTGACCTCTGACGCTGTCTGTGGAGACTGTCTGCCTGG gtttcacttcactgccACAGGAGATATTTCTACCCAAAATCCCTGTGTGAAAA cATCTTCGCACGTCAGAACAGTCCGCACGGTGGGTAAAGGTCCATCTAGCGGTGCAGGAGGACCAGTCAACGGCACAGTCGTGCGCAGCGCTGAGGAGAAGACGGCAGAGTACGCTGTATTTGCTTTGGTGCCCATCTTCTGCGTGATGGGCCTGCTGGGTATCCTCATCTGCAACATCCTGAAGAAGAAGGGATACCGCTGCAGTGCTGACAAGgagggaggagatgaagagaccGCCACACCACAGAAAgaag GTAACGGTTGTCCCTACATATCTGACGACCTGAATGAAGACACCATCAGTGTTCTGGTCCGCCTCATTACAGAGAAGAAAG AAAATGCTGCTGCACTAGAGGAACTGCTGCTGGAGTACGAGAGCAAACAGATGGCCCTGAGCAAAGGCTCGTCAATCAA GTTCCCGATACTGTCTCCTCTGTCCACGTTCCGCTCCCTCCCCAGGCTCTGTCCCCATCAGTCCCACCTACACACCATCTCCGGCCTCTCTGGCTTGGCCCCCAAACATGGCTACCGGTGCTCCCGCTGCGCCCAGAGAAAATGGCCCCCTGTCCTCATACCACCTCTGGATTCCTTAAAAGATCCCCTGAAGCCCCCGCAGAGCCTCATCCTGCCCTCCCTGGACCAGCAGAAGAGCCCCCTGCTGGAAGCAATGTTTGTCGACATGCACCGTACGCAAGCTGTTGTGCCAAATACTGTACAGGAAAAAGTGGAGGGGAGCGaagtgaaggagaagaaggagggagagctGACAGTGCTTTCTGTGGGGAG ATTTCAAGTCGCTCAGATCCCCGAGCAGAAGCCCATCGCTGTGGAAACCAAGACATCATCCCAGGAGCAGCGTAATTCCCTCTTTGGTGGAAAgcccttctcttcctcttcatcatcaggCATCAGGAG gtga